The following proteins come from a genomic window of Limosilactobacillus reuteri:
- a CDS encoding beta-galactosidase small subunit, with the protein MAYTNKLRVIYGDATLGLSGDGFHYIFSYERGGLESLKLNGKEWLYREPMPTFWRATTDNDRGSGFNIRSAQWLAADTFHKCVGIDLTVDNQHFAELPIAPITNEFSDPVSAENVKIKYTFETLTVPATQVTVTYEVNGQGEIKVTMHYYGHEDLPDLPVVGMRFIMPTVATGFDYQGLSGETYPDRMAGATEGTFHVDGLPVTKYLVPQENGMHMDTHALTITRDSTQNNADYSREPFSLTVKQDAQPFAFSCLPYTAEELENATHIEELPLARRTVLVVAGAVRGVGGIDSWGADVEEQYHIPADRDVEFSFVLNAK; encoded by the coding sequence ATGGCTTACACAAATAAATTACGCGTGATATATGGTGATGCGACGTTAGGACTTAGTGGTGACGGTTTTCATTATATTTTTAGCTATGAGCGTGGTGGATTAGAATCGCTTAAACTAAACGGTAAAGAATGGCTATATCGTGAACCAATGCCGACATTTTGGCGGGCAACCACTGACAATGATCGAGGAAGCGGCTTTAATATTCGTTCTGCTCAGTGGTTAGCAGCGGATACTTTCCATAAGTGTGTTGGGATTGACCTGACAGTTGATAACCAACACTTTGCTGAATTACCTATTGCGCCGATAACCAATGAATTTAGTGATCCGGTATCTGCTGAGAACGTCAAGATTAAGTATACTTTTGAGACGCTAACAGTTCCGGCTACGCAAGTCACTGTAACTTATGAGGTTAACGGACAAGGTGAGATTAAAGTGACAATGCACTATTATGGTCATGAAGACTTACCTGATCTACCAGTAGTAGGAATGCGTTTTATCATGCCAACAGTTGCTACTGGCTTTGACTATCAAGGATTGTCCGGTGAAACTTATCCCGACCGGATGGCAGGAGCGACTGAGGGGACCTTCCATGTTGACGGGTTACCAGTTACTAAGTATCTAGTCCCACAGGAAAATGGAATGCACATGGATACTCATGCATTAACAATTACCCGCGATTCCACCCAAAATAATGCTGATTATTCTCGTGAACCGTTTAGCTTAACTGTTAAGCAGGATGCGCAACCATTTGCCTTTAGTTGTTTACCATATACAGCGGAGGAATTGGAAAATGCAACACACATCGAAGAACTCCCACTTGCACGACGAACTGTTCTCGTTGTTGCAGGGGCGGTTCGAGGAGTCGGGGGAATTGATAGCTGGGGTGCAGATGTTGAAGAACAGTATCATATTCCTGCCGACCGTGATGTTGAGTTTTCGTTTGTATTGAATGCAAAATAG
- a CDS encoding 6-pyruvoyl-tetrahydropterin synthase-related protein — protein MKSKIANLINWGLPYCAIAAMAYLIMFPQLVSHGVILGTDSIFHFNRFYDAAKQIQQFNFSYFQSNYGFQQSGRIINAVYGPLFAYLNGAILGIVGAWYQYQIVTTFIVYLLGGIGMYRLGIRVHSKRTFAIICALIYMNIGWLPRWELAQNMNAWGAALAPYMVICGVRMIQDHQRPVNWLQLMTLMTIIIQIHMLSSLFFVITLTPFFIIGLIITTNRKKMWIETLKAVGGIVILTANVWGALLMLNLHNNIANPADFSLADNVLLPSMFSSTRDHLIYAMWILFILQLIYVLFTFKKSLTNTVLTLLGSLVLLLSSFLTPWSFFQDVIPALGHTLQFPNRLTIIAFPLLLAEVGVSATTLDKKAQEIDLQNQLITGILLLMVFLVFTPTTIDVYKRAARYDSEIVLNSFSAITRVSENKTALRHSVHGLYPGQLLTMVEKRSPDYLPIPKKYMNQKYVRSYAYERQIINEAHKYTHTVLPHGGLQLSWEARKAGKVRLPIITYHESQLTVNGHLLRHYHRSSVGAPYVQQRKGKNTVTLYFKQAKWFTALLVISLVGLSILAIYGLYYLCTHIKKYFQEVTAGQIN, from the coding sequence TTTAACCGTTTTTATGATGCCGCTAAGCAAATTCAACAGTTCAATTTTAGTTATTTTCAAAGTAATTATGGCTTTCAACAAAGTGGCCGCATCATCAATGCCGTCTATGGACCCCTCTTTGCATATTTAAATGGGGCCATTCTTGGAATAGTAGGAGCCTGGTATCAATATCAGATTGTTACTACCTTTATCGTCTATCTATTAGGTGGAATCGGTATGTATCGACTTGGCATCCGTGTTCATAGTAAACGAACATTTGCAATTATCTGTGCCCTAATTTACATGAATATTGGATGGCTTCCACGATGGGAATTAGCACAGAACATGAATGCCTGGGGAGCTGCTCTGGCTCCTTATATGGTAATTTGTGGAGTACGTATGATCCAGGACCACCAACGGCCAGTTAACTGGCTACAATTGATGACCCTGATGACGATCATCATTCAGATCCACATGCTAAGTTCTTTATTTTTCGTGATTACCCTAACACCGTTTTTTATTATTGGGTTAATTATAACGACTAATCGTAAGAAAATGTGGATCGAAACGCTAAAGGCAGTCGGCGGAATCGTTATTTTAACAGCCAATGTCTGGGGAGCCTTATTAATGCTTAACCTCCATAATAATATTGCCAATCCTGCCGATTTCAGTCTCGCCGATAATGTGCTATTGCCTTCAATGTTTAGCAGTACGCGCGATCATCTAATCTACGCAATGTGGATTCTCTTTATCCTTCAACTCATCTACGTATTATTCACCTTCAAAAAATCGCTTACTAATACAGTCCTGACGTTACTTGGTTCTTTGGTCCTCCTGCTTAGTTCTTTCCTTACTCCTTGGTCCTTTTTCCAAGATGTGATCCCCGCACTTGGACACACTTTGCAGTTTCCTAACCGGTTGACAATCATTGCCTTTCCCCTCTTACTCGCAGAAGTTGGGGTCAGTGCGACAACTCTTGATAAAAAAGCGCAAGAGATTGATTTACAAAATCAATTAATCACCGGTATCCTCTTGTTAATGGTTTTTCTGGTCTTTACTCCTACGACAATTGATGTTTATAAACGCGCAGCCCGCTATGACTCAGAAATTGTTCTTAATAGTTTTAGCGCGATTACCCGCGTAAGTGAAAATAAGACCGCCCTGCGACATTCCGTCCACGGCCTTTACCCTGGTCAATTGTTAACAATGGTCGAGAAGAGAAGTCCTGACTATTTGCCAATTCCTAAGAAGTATATGAATCAAAAATATGTTCGTTCTTACGCTTACGAAAGGCAAATCATTAATGAAGCCCATAAATATACTCATACTGTCTTGCCGCATGGAGGATTGCAATTATCATGGGAAGCAAGAAAAGCAGGAAAAGTTCGGTTGCCAATTATTACGTATCATGAATCACAATTAACGGTTAATGGTCATCTACTTCGCCACTATCATCGATCCTCGGTTGGTGCCCCTTACGTTCAGCAACGTAAAGGGAAAAATACCGTTACCCTCTACTTTAAGCAAGCTAAATGGTTCACCGCCTTATTAGTGATCTCATTAGTTGGTCTTAGCATACTTGCAATTTATGGCCTTTATTATCTCTGTACCCATATTAAGAAATATTTCCAAGAGGTTACCGCTGGACAAATTAATTAA